A segment of the Strix uralensis isolate ZFMK-TIS-50842 chromosome 23, bStrUra1, whole genome shotgun sequence genome:
GATAGGTGATAGAGATCCCCTCAAATCTGCTTCCTGTTGAGGTTTAATTTGGTAGCTGAGATCACTGTCATTTCAGGTGTGCTGGTTCACAGTGACAGCCTGCGTTGGGAAGGGGTCCCTTTCCTCCTCACTTCTGGGAAAGCTCTGGATGAACGGGTAGGTTATGTCCGTGTTCTCTTCAAGAACCGGGCCTACTGCACTCAGAGAGAGACTCTGAGggatgcagggcacagccagtGTAAAGCCAAGCAGATCATCTTCTACATTGGGCACGGCACACTCAACACCCCTGCGGTGCTTGTGAGCAGGAACCTTTTCAGGCCTGTCATGCCAGAAGGCAGTTGGAGAGAAGCAGTGGGTCAGTCAGACCTGCACATTTTTGGACAACCGTTGTCTGATTACTACGTGTACAGCCCTGTGAAAGAGAGAGATGCGTATTCTGTCCTTATCTCCAACATCTACCATGGTAGGAAGGACTTCTTCATTACCACTGAGAACCTGCTGGCCTCCTGGGGATTCTGGACACCGCTGCTGGATAGCATTTCCCACCAGCCCCCGCGCCTCTACCCGGGGGGTGCGGAGAACCAACACGTCTTAGACTTTGAAATGGTGAGTGGGGAAGTGGCATTCATACTGGCAGAGCCGGTGGAACTGCTGAACCCCAACAAGCTGATGCCAAGCGATTACAGGACAATCCAGTCCAAATTTCGGCAACGTCCCCTCGTCTCAGCATGGTCTGAGGACCTGATCTCCCAGCTGGCTTCTGACATCGAGCAGACAGCAAGCAGGACTGTGGCACGCTCTGGGCAGTTCCACCTGGCCCTCTCAGGTGGCTCAAGCCCTGTGGTCCTATTCCAGCGGCTGGCAAGACACCATTATGCCTTCCCATGGAAGCACACCCACATCTGGCTGGTGGATGAACGCTGTGTCCCTCTCACTGACACTGAGTCCAACTTCTTCAGCTTGCACAGCCACCTCCTCCAGAGTGTCCGGGTGCCCTACTTCAACGTCCACCCCATGCCTGTGCACCTGAACCAGCGGCTCTGTGTGGAGGAGGACAGAGGCACGGAGCTGTATGCCAAGGAGATCATGGCCCTGGTGGCCAATGCCAGCTTTgacctggtgctgctgggggtgggcacTGATGGGCACACTGCCTCACTCTTCCCCCACTCTGAAAATGGCTTGGAAGGGGCTCAGGCTGTGGTGCTGACTGAAAGCCCTGTCAGACCTCACCAAAGGATGAGCCTTAGCCTACCCCTCATCAACAAGGCCAGGCAGGTGTTTGTCTTGGTTTTGGGGAGGGGTAAGCACGACATCACTGCTCTCCTCAGCAGAGTGGGCCATGAGCCAAGGAAATGGCCTGTCTCGGGTGTCAACCCCACCTCTGGCCAGCTGGTGTGGTATGTGGATTATGAAGCTCTGCTTGGGTGATGCCTTGACAGTGTCCCTCCTCCCTTGTCTGCGTGGCCCTTACAGCCTGGATTTTCCTACACAACGTCCATGTTTTTCTGTTGCCAGCAGCAGCTTCGTCTCTGACAGACTTCTCTAACCTTCTGGGAAATCTGTGGCCTGCAGTGCCTCTGACATTTGAGCCTGGAAAGGAGCTCGGCTCAGTGTTCAGAGCTACGTAGGAGCCAAGAGCCCAGTGCAGCATTTCTGGCTCTGCTAGGGATTCTGCCTGTGACTTTGGACAAATTACCTCACCTTGAAGTGCCTCAGTTTTCCCTGTCAGGCCTTTGTGGTTAACAGCCTTTAACTACCTCGCAGGCACTACGGGAGACTTAAATTAAGTACCTgccaaatttattattttttttttttaattctcaggtTGGAAGACAGTAATAACATGCTCATCCTCTACTCAGTCTGGCTGGGGCAGAGTCATCTTGGTAAAATGATGTTTCTGTGCACATGGGTCTGTAGCCTTGTGTCTGCAGCCCCTCTCGGTGTCAGCCAGCCACTATGGCTGTGCTCTCCCCGAAGCATAGACACCCATTTGCTTTTGTGGCATGTGGCCCCTAAATGCTAATGGTGATTTGTGAGCTCACTGCAGTCCCCCGATTCTTtgcaaattgcccagcattagAGGCTGAGTTTATAAGCAGTAATTTGCTGCTTTCATTAAGTGGATATCTGATACCAtgggggatggagaagaaagaCACATTGCTCTTTTAGGCTGGTAGAATAATGGGGACAGGGTGAGGAATATGGCAGTTCACAGAGCTGTTATTTGCTTGTAGTGCAATAATTATTAAGGGAGAAGCTTTGTGTTTGGAGAAGTTGTTTGGGTTTAGCtagcaaagaaatgttttctttaactATCTCTCTCTGTCTCATTCTCTGAAATGAACTTTTCTCTGTCCTTAGAATTGAAGCTTGCAATGTCATTCAGTGGCTTGTAAAATTTCTACAGGAGGCAGCTTTATAAACTTTCAGTGTATCCGTCATTACAGCACACACTGAGGTAGTTACAGTGTTTGcggatggtggtggtggggtttgaAGTCTGATTTATAAGGGGAGGGAATTTTCTCTGTACGTATCTCTTGGGCACACGGAACTAGCAAATTGCATTTCCGTGTTGACAGGACAATGTTAAGTGGTTATAGAAGTGTGTAGTTCTGTTGCTCACAGGAAGGGTTGGAGACATCTAGTCCTACCTAGAGACCCCACTCTCCCTAATTTTCACCTTCCAGAATGCTGCCATGCACAGTGGGTGTCTCTCTGTTTTCATGATATCCCCAAATGCTCCGTGATCTTCTCTAATGCGTAATTTACCACAGCACACCAGAGTGCAGCTTTTGGTAAGGAAAGCAAGACAGCACAAGATTGGAGAATCTGGGGCTGATGGTCCATGTGGAGGCTAGAGACAAACCCACTGCCCTGGGGTGGCAGCAGGAAGGAACAGACCCACCATGGGAAGCTGGGAGGTGGATGTGGTACTGGCTGCCCGCAGGGAGGGTTCTGCGTAGGAGCGGAGGCCACTTTGAAAGGGATTTCTCTCTTCCTGTGAATGCTGGCCCTGTTTCCACGGAGAAGTAGCTGTGTGTGGGTGACTGGGTGGAGATGGTGGGGACTGAGGTGACCCAGGGCCTGGGGGCTCGGGATGGGCCCTGCTGCTGACAGGAGATGGTGCCCTGACCCCGAGAAGCAGCAGTAAGGGCCAGGCTTGGCCCGCCTTCACAGCCCTGGAGCCTCACAAGGGAAAAATGGGATCCTCAGGAGCTGGACCTGAGAGTCTGGTGAGCCCTGAGGGACCTGAAAGCCTGCAGTACAGGGAAGGAAGGAGACTGTGCTTTAGAGAGCTGGGCGATAGGCATTGGCTTCACATGCCTCCCTGTGCAGGGATCTGTGGAATCTGAGCGATGAAGTGGCAAATCCAGGTACAAAGAGGTGCTACGGTCTGATAGCACGTGAAGCAGGGTGGGCAGGTCCATACAGCCTGTGCTCCCAGGCTCCCGGGGACTTGGTGCC
Coding sequences within it:
- the H6PD gene encoding GDH/6PGL endoplasmic bifunctional protein, translating into MLRRVLCTVLFVGALPSLAEASQGHISVVLLGATGDLAKKYLWQGLFQLYMDQVSSGHSFTFHGAALTALEPGQRLMFDVLKKLACPPDESPDRCAVLKDQFLKLSQYHQLKTAENYTVLNREIETLLRQEGLKEAGRIFYFSVPPFAYTEIARHINSSCRPPPGAWLRVVLEKPFGHDLVSAQQLAAELTSFFREEEMYRVDHYLGKQAVAHILPFRDQNRQFLDPIWNRHHVERVEIVLKETVDAKGRTSFYEQYGVIRDVLQNHLTEALMFLTMELPANVTRAEEVLQSKLQAFQSLRGLEKNSAVLGQYQAYASQVQEELQKAQDYISTTPTFAGVLVHSDSLRWEGVPFLLTSGKALDERVGYVRVLFKNRAYCTQRETLRDAGHSQCKAKQIIFYIGHGTLNTPAVLVSRNLFRPVMPEGSWREAVGQSDLHIFGQPLSDYYVYSPVKERDAYSVLISNIYHGRKDFFITTENLLASWGFWTPLLDSISHQPPRLYPGGAENQHVLDFEMVSGEVAFILAEPVELLNPNKLMPSDYRTIQSKFRQRPLVSAWSEDLISQLASDIEQTASRTVARSGQFHLALSGGSSPVVLFQRLARHHYAFPWKHTHIWLVDERCVPLTDTESNFFSLHSHLLQSVRVPYFNVHPMPVHLNQRLCVEEDRGTELYAKEIMALVANASFDLVLLGVGTDGHTASLFPHSENGLEGAQAVVLTESPVRPHQRMSLSLPLINKARQVFVLVLGRGKHDITALLSRVGHEPRKWPVSGVNPTSGQLVWYVDYEALLG